One region of Azoarcus sp. CIB genomic DNA includes:
- a CDS encoding PLP-dependent aminotransferase family protein: MFVVDPKVPKPLVVQIVEGYRALIEAGKLRSGMKIPSIRQFAETNRVSMSTVVEAYDRLVADGCLVARQNMGFFIREVGSGRLSAVVDGGRPPLGMETLWSVHKGWVTGNASINAGSGWLPEDWFDEEALKKSLRAVAGRPTAQIVGYGHPKGFPSLRWKIADWLREKEIYANPEQILMTTGAMHALSLLAKYLIGEGQTVFVEEPGFGTLNVTLRLQGAKVVGVPMGAHGPDIEVLDALAAEHKPRVFFINPRLQNPTGVSYDMPTSHRVLQLAERYDFLIVEDDIYAELDPFSSRCLAGMDQLNRVIYVNGFSKTVAPSLRVGYIAAHPDIIEDLTLHKIAAGLTSSELSERLAHEVLLDGRYRKHLRALRERLAIAQAQTCERLEAAGLELFHRPRAGMFVLARFPGLDDPEPLCNEANLRGILMAPLAGFCTGADGSPWIRFNVAYCDNERLFEYLSMMSAQ; the protein is encoded by the coding sequence CTGATCGAGGCAGGCAAGTTGCGCTCCGGAATGAAGATTCCGTCCATCCGGCAGTTTGCCGAGACCAATCGAGTCAGCATGTCGACAGTGGTCGAAGCCTACGACCGCCTTGTGGCGGACGGCTGCCTGGTGGCTCGCCAGAATATGGGTTTCTTCATTCGCGAGGTGGGATCCGGGCGCCTGTCGGCAGTCGTTGATGGAGGGCGACCGCCGCTCGGGATGGAGACATTGTGGTCGGTGCACAAGGGCTGGGTCACAGGCAACGCATCGATCAACGCAGGCAGTGGCTGGCTCCCCGAGGATTGGTTCGACGAAGAGGCATTGAAGAAAAGTTTGCGTGCCGTTGCGGGCCGTCCAACGGCACAAATTGTGGGTTATGGGCATCCCAAGGGTTTTCCGAGCTTGCGCTGGAAGATAGCCGACTGGTTGCGCGAGAAGGAGATCTATGCGAACCCCGAGCAGATATTGATGACAACCGGCGCGATGCATGCGTTGTCGCTGTTGGCAAAGTATCTGATCGGAGAGGGGCAGACGGTGTTCGTCGAGGAGCCGGGTTTCGGAACACTGAATGTCACGCTGCGGTTGCAGGGAGCGAAGGTGGTCGGTGTGCCGATGGGAGCGCACGGGCCGGACATCGAGGTGCTGGATGCGCTGGCGGCGGAGCACAAGCCGCGCGTCTTCTTCATCAACCCGCGGTTGCAGAACCCGACCGGGGTGTCTTACGACATGCCGACCTCGCACCGCGTGCTGCAGCTCGCGGAACGCTACGACTTCCTAATCGTGGAGGACGACATTTACGCCGAGCTCGATCCTTTTTCCAGCCGCTGTCTTGCCGGAATGGACCAGTTGAACCGCGTGATCTACGTCAACGGTTTTTCGAAGACCGTCGCGCCGAGCCTGCGTGTCGGCTACATCGCAGCCCACCCCGACATCATCGAGGACTTGACGCTGCACAAGATCGCCGCAGGCCTGACGAGCTCGGAACTCTCGGAACGACTTGCGCACGAGGTGCTGCTCGATGGTCGGTATCGCAAGCACCTGCGCGCGCTGCGCGAGCGCCTGGCGATCGCGCAGGCGCAGACCTGCGAGCGGCTCGAAGCGGCCGGGCTGGAGCTCTTCCATCGGCCGCGTGCCGGCATGTTCGTGCTCGCGCGCTTTCCGGGTCTCGACGACCCGGAGCCCCTGTGCAACGAGGCGAACTTGCGCGGCATCCTGATGGCGCCGCTCGCCGGCTTCTGCACTGGCGCAGACGGCTCGCCATGGATCCGCTTCAACGTCGCGTACTGTGACAACGAGCGGCTTTTCGAATACCTGTCGATGATGAGCGCGCAATGA
- a CDS encoding hydantoinase/oxoprolinase family protein: MAKTYRLGIDTGGTFTDFVLADNGGRTWLFKVESTPDDPKRALAAGFREIEQELGLAAHALIDATVLCVNGTTIALNALIQHSGAKVGLLATAGHEDSLEIRLGQKEEGYRYNPNYPPPRMLVERYLRRPVRERITSDGSVLMPLNENDVAEACAFFRDAGVEAVAISFVWSCVNAAHEQRAAEIVRELLPDVYVTTGADVLPQIREYTRTSTAVLNAYLGPSVAHYVREVGDFFSAYDGASRLRYFQSNGGMASPTEFTRRAVYAVNSGPAAAPRAGTFVARPLGVDDIITVDMGGTSFDVTLCRAGLANIAKNVDFLRYRLGIPVVQVEMLGAGGGSIAAVDRYGMLSVGPQSAGVNPGPACYRRGGERPTVTDANVVLGYLNPEALLGGRLPIDAGAARVALARHIAEPLGVSVEKAAYGVVRVVNTNMVAGIRRVSVERGYDPREFSLVAAGGATGAHITALASEIGIRQVLVPKVASGLCAFGQVLSDVKYSYMAACPGRLDEHTDFLRLEWLFQDIEAEGVRVLRSEGFADDAIRIERSIDMRYVGQIQECTVAAGSGRLHPESAALLRQRFDEIHQRLFTFCEPDSAVEIVNIESTVYGVFPDLPVWRHDDAAGGADPVKTWRQVWLGQGDDIVPCEVPIYDGERMRCGVVIAGPALIEEPTTTILLEAGWQAVLERSGVYRLTDERST; encoded by the coding sequence ATGGCTAAGACCTACCGTCTGGGCATCGATACCGGCGGTACGTTCACCGACTTCGTGCTCGCCGACAATGGCGGGCGCACGTGGTTGTTCAAGGTCGAATCGACCCCCGACGACCCGAAGCGGGCGCTCGCCGCGGGATTCCGCGAGATCGAGCAGGAACTCGGGCTTGCTGCGCACGCGCTGATCGACGCGACGGTGCTGTGCGTCAACGGCACGACCATCGCACTCAACGCGCTGATCCAGCATTCGGGCGCGAAGGTGGGCCTGCTGGCGACGGCCGGCCACGAGGATTCGCTGGAAATCCGTCTCGGCCAGAAGGAGGAGGGCTACCGCTACAATCCGAACTATCCCCCTCCACGGATGCTGGTCGAGCGCTATCTGCGCCGCCCGGTGCGGGAGAGGATCACGTCTGACGGCTCGGTGCTGATGCCGCTGAACGAGAACGACGTGGCGGAGGCTTGTGCCTTCTTCCGGGATGCCGGCGTCGAGGCGGTTGCCATCTCCTTCGTGTGGTCCTGTGTGAACGCGGCACACGAGCAGCGCGCCGCCGAGATCGTTCGTGAACTGCTGCCCGATGTGTATGTGACGACCGGCGCCGACGTCCTCCCGCAGATTCGTGAATACACGCGCACGTCAACGGCCGTGCTGAATGCCTATCTGGGACCGTCGGTGGCGCATTACGTGCGCGAAGTGGGGGATTTCTTCAGCGCCTATGACGGTGCCTCGCGTCTGCGCTATTTCCAGTCGAACGGAGGCATGGCTTCGCCGACGGAGTTCACACGACGGGCCGTATATGCGGTGAACTCCGGGCCCGCCGCCGCGCCGCGTGCCGGGACCTTTGTCGCGCGTCCGCTCGGGGTCGATGACATCATCACCGTCGACATGGGCGGTACTTCATTCGATGTCACGCTGTGTCGCGCGGGGCTGGCGAACATCGCCAAGAACGTCGATTTCCTGCGCTATCGGCTGGGGATCCCGGTCGTCCAGGTGGAAATGCTCGGCGCGGGAGGCGGATCGATCGCGGCCGTCGATCGCTACGGGATGCTGTCGGTCGGTCCGCAGAGTGCCGGTGTGAATCCCGGGCCCGCCTGCTACCGGCGCGGAGGCGAGCGGCCGACCGTGACCGACGCGAACGTGGTGCTCGGTTACCTGAATCCCGAGGCGCTGCTCGGCGGGCGGCTGCCGATAGACGCCGGGGCCGCAAGGGTGGCGCTCGCTCGCCACATTGCCGAGCCGCTGGGCGTGTCGGTCGAGAAGGCAGCGTACGGAGTGGTACGGGTCGTCAATACCAACATGGTCGCGGGTATCCGGCGGGTGTCGGTCGAGCGTGGCTACGATCCCCGGGAGTTCTCGCTGGTTGCCGCAGGCGGCGCGACGGGCGCACACATCACCGCACTCGCGTCCGAGATCGGTATCCGCCAGGTGCTGGTGCCGAAGGTCGCGTCGGGGTTGTGCGCATTCGGGCAGGTGCTATCCGACGTCAAGTACAGCTATATGGCGGCGTGTCCGGGACGCCTCGACGAGCACACGGATTTTCTGAGGCTGGAGTGGCTGTTCCAGGACATCGAGGCGGAAGGGGTCCGAGTGCTGCGCAGCGAGGGGTTCGCGGACGACGCAATCCGCATCGAACGTTCGATCGACATGCGCTACGTCGGCCAGATCCAGGAATGCACGGTGGCGGCGGGCAGTGGTCGTCTGCACCCGGAGTCGGCCGCGCTGTTGCGGCAACGATTCGACGAGATTCACCAACGCCTGTTCACGTTTTGCGAACCCGATAGTGCTGTCGAGATCGTGAATATCGAAAGCACGGTGTATGGCGTTTTTCCGGATCTCCCGGTATGGAGGCACGACGATGCGGCCGGAGGGGCAGATCCGGTAAAGACGTGGCGCCAGGTCTGGCTCGGCCAGGGCGACGACATCGTGCCCTGCGAGGTGCCGATATACGACGGCGAGCGGATGCGCTGCGGTGTCGTCATTGCGGGTCCGGCGCTGATCGAGGAGCCCACGACGACCATTCTGCTCGAAGCAGGCTGGCAGGCGGTGCTCGAGCGCAGCGGGGTTTACCGGCTCACGGATGAGCGCTCGACGTAG